The Prevotella sp. oral taxon 299 str. F0039 genome has a segment encoding these proteins:
- a CDS encoding TonB-dependent receptor: MQIKLHLAIFALCYSPFVMAQNTNDDKQKSQISSANEAAFTFTEAQLGENENMSQNVTIINSGTNLYASQVGFLFSPVRFRYRALNQKYNEVYVNGAPANDIESGQFRFSHVGGLNQQTKNADFALPFESNSFAMPDMAGSNNYDFRPANQAAGHRFTLGGANRNYTLRGMYTYNSGLNKNGWAFSGNLTYRWAKEGYIEGTFYNALSYFFGVQKVFGNKDKHSIAFSTWGNPTERASQGAATDESYWIANDRYYNPYWGYQNGKKRNSRIVNDFAPSAVLTWDWKITDDMKLTTSVLGKYSMYKSTKLNYNNSDNPQPDYWKMLPSSYYDVFDASSTQFRTDQSLADWNTAYNYLTASKANRQINWDRLYQANINANAQGVDAMYFIQARRNDAFTLSLASTLNAHLDKKSAWNLGYIFVTNNTRHYQTMEDLLGATSYHNVNTYAIGTYAPTSNQVQYDLNNPNAKVGKGDVFGYDYNILINKAQAWTSYSRLVGRFNLMGAARIGGVSMQRDGKMRNGLFEANSYGKSGVARFLEGGAKVAVNYSAGRGHTFSIGAGYQYNAPTAAVSFAAPEMNNDFALNLKNERVLSTDFAYQYQSARVHINLNAYYNAINNVTEWQNFYFDDINSFSYVSITGGKKAYYGVEAALKYKVNSTFDIKLLGTVSEAKNTNDANVNYLNSTQGVYHEDKLLNKDMRESGTPLTAASAILSYHKKGWFIDLAGNYYDRIYLGYSPYYRYKSVGEKRGNVDSNGNVLRVAQAKGKGGFMLDASIGKSIYLKKGSLSINLMLTNVLNNQSIVTGGYEQSRSDFTASGNARAYKFSRNPKKFYAYGTNGMLNITYKF; encoded by the coding sequence ATGCAAATTAAGCTTCATCTAGCGATTTTTGCCCTTTGTTACTCACCATTTGTGATGGCTCAAAACACAAATGATGACAAGCAAAAGAGCCAAATATCAAGCGCCAACGAAGCGGCTTTTACTTTTACAGAAGCCCAATTAGGCGAGAATGAGAATATGTCGCAAAATGTAACCATTATCAATTCTGGTACCAATCTTTATGCGTCTCAAGTAGGATTCTTATTCTCTCCTGTGAGATTTCGTTACAGAGCACTCAACCAAAAGTATAATGAAGTATACGTAAATGGTGCTCCTGCCAACGATATTGAAAGCGGACAATTTCGTTTTTCACATGTAGGTGGACTCAATCAACAAACAAAAAATGCCGATTTTGCTTTACCTTTCGAATCGAACAGCTTCGCAATGCCAGACATGGCAGGCTCTAACAACTATGATTTCCGCCCTGCAAACCAGGCTGCAGGTCATAGATTTACATTAGGAGGAGCCAATCGTAACTACACACTTCGTGGTATGTACACTTATAATAGTGGTTTAAATAAAAACGGATGGGCATTCTCTGGGAACCTAACTTATCGTTGGGCGAAAGAAGGTTATATAGAAGGAACATTCTATAACGCTCTTTCTTATTTCTTCGGAGTACAAAAAGTATTCGGCAATAAAGACAAACATTCTATCGCATTCAGCACTTGGGGTAACCCAACAGAACGTGCTTCACAAGGCGCAGCCACTGATGAAAGCTACTGGATTGCTAACGATCGCTACTATAACCCATATTGGGGATATCAAAATGGCAAGAAAAGAAATTCACGAATTGTAAACGATTTCGCTCCATCTGCTGTGCTTACATGGGACTGGAAGATTACTGATGACATGAAGCTTACTACTTCTGTTTTGGGTAAATACAGCATGTATAAGAGCACAAAGCTAAACTATAACAACAGCGATAACCCACAACCAGACTATTGGAAGATGCTTCCAAGTAGCTATTATGATGTGTTCGACGCTTCAAGCACTCAGTTTAGAACAGATCAAAGCTTAGCTGATTGGAACACTGCATATAACTATTTAACTGCATCTAAGGCTAATCGCCAAATCAATTGGGATCGTTTATACCAAGCAAACATCAATGCAAACGCTCAAGGAGTAGACGCTATGTATTTCATTCAAGCAAGAAGAAACGATGCGTTTACACTCTCTTTGGCTTCAACTCTTAACGCACACTTAGACAAGAAGTCTGCTTGGAACCTTGGATACATCTTTGTTACTAACAATACTCGCCATTATCAAACAATGGAAGACTTGTTAGGTGCAACCTCATATCACAACGTAAATACCTATGCTATTGGTACTTACGCACCTACCTCTAATCAAGTTCAATACGACTTGAACAACCCTAACGCTAAAGTTGGTAAGGGAGACGTATTTGGTTACGACTATAATATCCTTATAAATAAAGCACAAGCGTGGACAAGTTACAGCCGTTTGGTTGGCCGTTTCAACCTTATGGGAGCTGCAAGAATAGGCGGTGTGAGCATGCAACGTGATGGAAAGATGCGCAATGGTTTGTTCGAAGCAAACTCATACGGCAAGAGTGGTGTTGCAAGATTCCTTGAAGGTGGAGCTAAAGTGGCTGTAAATTACAGCGCAGGACGTGGTCATACATTCTCTATTGGTGCTGGTTATCAATACAATGCACCAACTGCAGCAGTATCTTTCGCTGCTCCTGAGATGAATAACGACTTCGCTTTAAATCTAAAGAACGAACGAGTGCTTAGCACCGACTTTGCTTATCAATATCAATCTGCAAGAGTTCACATCAATCTTAATGCTTATTACAATGCGATAAACAATGTCACAGAGTGGCAAAACTTCTACTTTGATGATATCAACTCTTTCTCTTACGTTTCTATAACAGGCGGAAAGAAGGCTTATTATGGCGTAGAAGCAGCTCTTAAGTATAAAGTGAACAGCACATTCGATATCAAGTTACTTGGTACTGTTAGTGAAGCTAAGAACACTAACGATGCAAATGTAAACTATCTTAACTCAACTCAAGGAGTATATCACGAAGACAAGCTATTAAATAAGGATATGCGTGAGTCGGGAACTCCATTAACTGCAGCTAGTGCAATATTGAGTTATCACAAGAAAGGTTGGTTTATTGACTTGGCTGGAAATTACTATGACCGCATTTATTTAGGTTATTCACCTTATTATAGATATAAGAGTGTGGGCGAAAAACGTGGAAACGTAGATAGTAATGGAAACGTTTTACGTGTTGCTCAGGCAAAAGGTAAGGGTGGATTCATGTTAGATGCATCTATTGGTAAGAGCATTTATCTAAAGAAGGGTTCGTTGTCTATCAACCTAATGCTTACCAATGTTCTTAACAATCAAAGTATTGTTACAGGCGGTTACGAACAAAGTCGTTCAGACTTCACTGCTTCTGGAAATGCAAGAGCATACAAATTCTCTCGTAATCCTAAGAAATTCTATGCTTACGGAACTAATGGTATGCTTAATATCACATATAAATTCTAA